In Spartobacteria bacterium, a genomic segment contains:
- a CDS encoding ATP-dependent 6-phosphofructokinase, with protein sequence MAENRIKCVGILTSGGDCPGLNAAIRGVAKSCQMNRIKVLGVYDGFRGLVENRVVALGDKAVSGILTLGGTLLGTSRDKPHKMPMGGTVMDMTDVAIANARKQQMDCLVCLGGNGTQKNALRLMNAGGLRVLTLPKTIDNDVALTDTTFGFDTALTIATEAIDRLHTTATSHHRIIICEIMGHKAGWLALGAGLAGGADVILIPEIPYSLKAVADHVVHRRQMGKRFSIIAVAEGALSREDALIVDIAKEKKLKDKKEGKKKDKKVAEDGLLDQDSGLVAESRVQRFARELQQITGIDTRVTSLGHVQRGGTPSATDRLLCTRLGTKAGALLAQGITNVMVAVKGDDCVPVALEKVAGLTKVIPDGHPWLESALQVDTCIGKEHTGSHK encoded by the coding sequence ATGGCTGAAAATCGAATCAAGTGCGTGGGAATATTGACATCAGGCGGGGATTGTCCAGGATTGAATGCGGCTATTCGCGGTGTGGCAAAGAGTTGTCAGATGAACCGCATCAAAGTGCTGGGGGTTTACGATGGATTTCGCGGACTGGTAGAAAACAGAGTCGTTGCATTGGGCGATAAAGCCGTGAGCGGTATTTTAACTTTGGGTGGAACGCTACTGGGGACGAGCAGGGATAAACCGCATAAAATGCCCATGGGCGGTACGGTTATGGATATGACGGATGTCGCCATTGCCAACGCCCGCAAACAGCAAATGGATTGTCTGGTTTGTCTTGGAGGCAATGGAACGCAGAAGAATGCGCTACGTTTGATGAATGCTGGCGGGTTACGCGTGTTAACGCTGCCGAAGACCATTGATAATGATGTTGCGCTGACAGATACCACGTTTGGATTTGATACGGCTCTGACTATTGCCACAGAGGCGATAGATCGTCTGCATACCACGGCGACGAGTCACCACCGTATCATTATTTGTGAAATCATGGGCCATAAGGCTGGCTGGCTGGCCTTGGGTGCCGGACTGGCCGGCGGCGCAGATGTTATTCTTATTCCTGAAATTCCATATAGCTTAAAGGCTGTGGCAGACCATGTGGTTCATCGCCGCCAGATGGGTAAACGGTTTTCGATTATTGCTGTGGCAGAGGGCGCATTGTCCCGCGAAGATGCCCTGATTGTCGACATTGCTAAAGAAAAGAAATTGAAGGATAAAAAAGAAGGAAAGAAAAAAGATAAGAAGGTGGCAGAGGACGGTCTTCTTGATCAAGACAGTGGGCTGGTCGCAGAATCACGCGTACAGCGGTTCGCCAGAGAACTTCAGCAGATTACCGGTATTGATACGCGGGTGACGTCGCTTGGCCATGTTCAACGAGGAGGAACTCCGTCGGCAACGGATCGCTTGCTGTGCACACGCCTGGGTACAAAGGCCGGGGCATTGCTGGCACAGGGGATCACCAATGTTATGGTCGCCGTTAAAGGGGATGATTGCGTCCCTGTTGCGTTAGAAAAGGTGGCAGGGTTAACGAAGGTCATTCCTGACGGACATCCGTGGCTTGAGTCAGCGTTGCAGGTCGATACCTGCATTGGAAAAGAACATACCGGCTCGCACAAATAG
- a CDS encoding response regulator has translation MQNAHQFDGDGYRIEMMVPATGSDAVFVIREDSLCIVDCNSAAIDMLMIPRESVIDRRVSDLIAMSELPRVIAQLNHTNLPLVRARLVLPLPTGIQEKCVQAEYVFCRESGAEHIRVIFFDAEPHASFRVEQHRIESLFSGIFDCSPLVRLLIDRKTGVVVVANKAAHQFYGFPRQTLHGRLIQDINCMSPDEVRAEMNHAVNGQRNYFRFRHRLASGEIKQVRVYSMPVTIDACTYLLSSVENESADQDDALQKLRDAEFRITEMADSIDQIFWMQTEKKLLYVSSAYERIFGSSEKILKTHPRRAFAAIHFKDRDKVMRAWKRDNTSVNVEARIVRPDGDVRWIWIKTFRVDGYEDGSPRIAGVVQDITELKETQRQLELAQKEQEVVNRQLLESIEHSNKLMRIAEQASAAKSAFLANISHEIRTPLNGIIGMVDILSDTQLGDDQQNIVDVIHISSDALLSLVNEILDFSKVEAGKTELEMKALRLPELIQEVESIMALRAMDAGLTFETSVDPNISQRLLGDAGRIRQIIMNLCANALKFTHEGGVVLEAACMETNEVQLWQKIRCSVKDTGIGISKSQVDKLFTPFIQADSSITRVYGGTGLGLAICKKLVEMMSGDIGVESIENEGSVFWFVITFPMESIHPGTVHHETFNRLPAAPNVSTAPAEASVDRSRFHILLAEDNLVNQQVASRMITRMGYRVTVAANGNLALQALRDKNQSFDLVLMDCQMPVMSGFEAAATIRDMQSDVLDHGIPIIAMTAHAMESDRDACLAAGMDDYLPKPVKKIALQDILYKWLDTRE, from the coding sequence ATGCAAAACGCTCATCAATTTGACGGGGATGGATATCGCATCGAAATGATGGTTCCGGCAACCGGCAGCGATGCGGTATTTGTCATCCGTGAGGATTCACTGTGCATTGTGGACTGTAATAGTGCGGCGATCGATATGCTGATGATTCCTCGCGAGAGCGTGATCGACCGGCGAGTGAGCGATCTCATAGCGATGAGCGAGCTTCCGCGTGTTATCGCGCAGCTGAACCACACGAATTTGCCGCTGGTGCGCGCTAGACTGGTGCTGCCATTGCCGACTGGCATACAAGAAAAATGTGTGCAGGCGGAATATGTTTTCTGTCGCGAATCCGGGGCGGAGCATATTCGTGTCATTTTTTTTGATGCGGAACCCCATGCATCATTTCGTGTGGAACAGCATCGCATTGAAAGCCTCTTTTCCGGGATCTTTGATTGTTCCCCTCTGGTTCGACTGTTGATCGACCGAAAGACGGGGGTCGTCGTTGTTGCGAATAAAGCCGCTCATCAATTTTATGGTTTTCCGCGTCAGACACTGCATGGCCGGCTGATTCAGGATATCAACTGCATGTCACCGGATGAGGTGCGTGCGGAGATGAATCATGCGGTCAACGGGCAACGAAATTATTTCCGATTTCGTCATCGGCTCGCATCTGGTGAAATCAAACAGGTTCGTGTTTATTCCATGCCTGTTACGATCGACGCGTGTACCTATCTTCTGTCGTCCGTAGAAAACGAGTCCGCGGATCAGGATGATGCGTTGCAAAAGCTGCGTGATGCAGAGTTCCGTATCACCGAAATGGCCGACAGCATTGATCAGATTTTCTGGATGCAGACAGAAAAGAAACTGCTGTACGTCAGTTCAGCCTATGAACGCATTTTCGGTTCATCGGAAAAAATTCTCAAAACCCATCCCCGCCGAGCTTTTGCGGCCATACACTTCAAAGATCGTGACAAGGTGATGCGTGCATGGAAGAGAGATAATACCAGTGTAAACGTGGAAGCCCGAATCGTCCGACCAGACGGGGATGTTCGGTGGATATGGATAAAGACTTTCCGTGTCGATGGATATGAAGATGGATCTCCACGTATTGCGGGAGTCGTGCAGGATATTACCGAGCTTAAAGAGACGCAGCGGCAGCTTGAGCTTGCACAGAAAGAGCAGGAAGTGGTCAATCGGCAGCTATTGGAATCTATAGAACATTCTAATAAACTTATGCGTATCGCAGAGCAGGCGAGTGCGGCAAAAAGTGCATTCCTTGCCAATATCAGTCATGAGATCAGAACCCCGCTGAATGGAATCATTGGGATGGTGGATATACTGAGCGATACACAGCTCGGTGATGACCAGCAGAACATAGTGGATGTGATTCACATAAGCAGTGATGCGCTGCTTAGCCTGGTGAATGAAATTCTTGATTTTTCAAAGGTCGAAGCCGGTAAAACCGAACTGGAAATGAAGGCATTACGGTTGCCGGAGTTGATTCAGGAGGTTGAGAGTATCATGGCGTTGCGTGCAATGGACGCCGGTTTGACGTTCGAGACGTCCGTGGATCCGAATATTTCCCAACGTCTGTTGGGAGACGCAGGGAGAATTCGTCAGATTATCATGAATTTGTGCGCCAATGCGCTTAAATTCACCCATGAGGGCGGGGTGGTACTGGAGGCTGCCTGCATGGAAACGAATGAAGTGCAGTTGTGGCAAAAAATAAGGTGCTCCGTTAAGGATACCGGTATTGGTATATCCAAATCACAGGTTGATAAGCTGTTTACACCATTCATTCAGGCCGACAGCTCGATTACACGTGTGTACGGAGGCACGGGACTGGGGCTGGCCATTTGCAAGAAACTGGTGGAAATGATGTCTGGTGACATTGGAGTGGAAAGCATAGAGAACGAAGGATCTGTTTTTTGGTTTGTTATTACGTTTCCTATGGAATCGATTCACCCTGGTACTGTTCATCACGAGACGTTCAATCGCCTGCCTGCCGCGCCAAACGTATCGACAGCACCTGCGGAAGCATCTGTAGATCGTTCTCGGTTTCATATTCTTCTGGCCGAAGACAATTTGGTTAACCAGCAAGTAGCCAGTAGAATGATTACTCGCATGGGATATCGTGTTACTGTGGCCGCAAATGGAAATCTGGCACTGCAAGCTCTACGAGACAAAAATCAGTCATTCGATTTGGTTCTCATGGACTGCCAGATGCCCGTGATGAGTGGATTTGAGGCCGCTGCTACAATTCGTGATATGCAGTCCGATGTGCTCGATCATGGCATCCCCATCATTGCCATGACCGCTCATGCAATGGAGTCTGACCGAGACGCATGCTTGGCGGCGGGAATGGATGACTACCTGCCCAAGCCTGTGAAAAAGATAGCGTTACAGGATATATTGTACAAATGGCTCGATACAAGAGAGTAG